Proteins from one Natrinema salinisoli genomic window:
- a CDS encoding alpha,alpha-trehalose-phosphate synthase (UDP-forming) → MRVTERLSSTTVRDRQRRADGRGRTADGSASDGPSCPGSLIVVSNREPYRHEYEDEAPEPAAGSAGPDGSPPTGTDGGSRSMTEGRSITVDEPTGGLTAGLDPVVQRTDGTWIAWGDGDADFDVTDDRNCVAVPPDEEAYTLRRLELSDEAVDSYYYGFSNRVLWPLCHGFPDLIENRSNDFEWYRTVNEQFAEAVADHATADSVIWIQDYHLALAPRIIRQSVPTGATVAHFWHIPWPTPGTFRHCPVGDQILEGLLGNDLVGFHVGRYADRFLECVDRFLPDATVNRARRTIRYDGRTIRVVATPMGVDAESYDRDARSADPGRLSALFEEYGIAQETTLGLGLDRLDYSKGIPERLAALERFFEQNPGWRGEFTFLQKATPSRTEIETYQQYGELVRSEVERINRRFGTGDWQPIVYTEDVLPRADICALYRRADVMVVSPLVDGMNLVAQEYVAASVDGNSVLLLSDRTGAHERLGSHALTIDPTDSDGVAAQLGYAVSMSPYERRRRMNTLRQRVFDGDLESWMATQFDWIRRVHDGSESKDTNTDSDSDSREPTPPV, encoded by the coding sequence ATGCGAGTTACCGAGCGGTTGTCGTCGACGACTGTCCGTGATCGACAGCGACGGGCTGACGGCCGCGGACGAACGGCCGACGGATCCGCGTCCGACGGTCCCAGCTGTCCCGGTTCGTTGATTGTCGTCTCGAACCGGGAACCGTATCGTCACGAGTACGAAGACGAGGCTCCGGAGCCGGCGGCCGGCTCAGCGGGCCCCGATGGGAGTCCACCGACAGGAACGGACGGCGGCTCCCGTTCGATGACCGAGGGACGATCCATCACGGTCGACGAGCCGACCGGCGGGTTGACCGCGGGTCTCGATCCCGTCGTCCAGCGAACTGACGGCACCTGGATCGCTTGGGGCGACGGCGACGCGGACTTCGACGTCACGGACGACCGGAATTGCGTCGCCGTCCCGCCCGACGAGGAGGCGTACACCCTTCGCCGGCTTGAGCTCTCCGACGAGGCGGTCGACTCTTACTATTACGGGTTCAGCAACCGCGTCCTCTGGCCGCTCTGCCACGGTTTCCCCGACCTGATCGAGAACCGATCGAACGACTTCGAGTGGTACCGAACGGTCAACGAACAGTTCGCCGAGGCAGTCGCCGATCACGCCACGGCCGACTCCGTGATCTGGATTCAGGATTACCACCTCGCGCTCGCGCCCCGGATAATCCGTCAGTCGGTCCCCACCGGCGCGACCGTCGCCCACTTCTGGCACATCCCGTGGCCGACGCCGGGAACCTTCCGGCACTGTCCGGTCGGCGATCAGATTCTCGAGGGGCTGCTCGGCAACGATCTGGTCGGATTCCACGTGGGCCGGTACGCGGATCGATTCCTCGAGTGCGTCGATCGGTTCCTCCCGGACGCGACCGTCAACCGGGCTCGTCGAACGATCCGCTACGACGGACGAACGATTCGTGTCGTCGCGACGCCGATGGGCGTCGACGCCGAGTCGTACGACCGAGACGCGCGGTCGGCCGATCCGGGTCGGCTCTCCGCACTGTTCGAGGAGTACGGGATCGCGCAGGAAACGACTCTCGGCCTGGGCCTCGACCGACTCGATTACTCGAAGGGGATTCCCGAACGGCTGGCGGCACTCGAGCGGTTCTTCGAGCAAAATCCGGGCTGGCGCGGCGAGTTTACGTTCCTCCAGAAGGCAACCCCCTCGCGGACGGAGATCGAAACCTACCAGCAGTACGGCGAACTCGTCCGGAGCGAAGTCGAGCGGATCAACCGTCGCTTCGGGACGGGAGACTGGCAGCCGATCGTGTACACGGAGGACGTGCTCCCTCGAGCGGACATCTGTGCACTCTATCGCCGCGCGGACGTGATGGTCGTAAGCCCGCTCGTCGACGGGATGAATCTGGTCGCACAGGAGTACGTGGCCGCGAGCGTCGACGGCAACAGTGTGTTACTATTGAGCGATCGAACTGGCGCACACGAGCGACTCGGCTCCCACGCCCTGACGATCGATCCGACCGACTCCGACGGGGTCGCGGCCCAGCTCGGGTACGCGGTATCGATGTCGCCGTACGAACGGCGACGGCGGATGAACACGCTTCGGCAGCGCGTCTTCGACGGCGATCTCGAGTCCTGGATGGCCACGCAGTTCGACTGGATCCGACGCGTTCACGACGGCTCCGAGAGCAAGGACACGAACACGGATTCCGACTCCGACTCGCGAGAACCGACACCGCCGGTGTAG
- the otsB gene encoding trehalose-phosphatase — protein sequence MTVTQSPPRPLDDGLPQLRATLEDADGLLLCLDFDGTLAPIVDDPNAAVPTERNREAVASLAAAPSVTTAVVSGRALTDVRERIDGPSIYAGNHGLELARRGTVAVHPIARKRAARVDRVCSVLEDSLASIPNCRIENKRLTGTVHVRSVPPADEQTVRRLTREAVDRFGGDALEISPGKRILEIGPDVPWGKGQAVELIAADVSPETVVVYIGDDVTDESAFRAVEPDGIGVRVGNDDPSSASYRVQAPADVAAFLSWLGATGTGLVE from the coding sequence ATGACGGTTACACAGTCACCGCCGCGGCCGCTCGACGACGGATTGCCACAGCTCCGGGCGACGCTCGAGGATGCCGACGGCCTGCTCCTCTGCCTGGACTTCGACGGCACGCTCGCCCCGATCGTCGACGATCCGAACGCGGCGGTGCCGACCGAGCGCAACCGGGAGGCAGTGGCTTCGCTCGCGGCCGCACCGTCGGTGACGACGGCGGTCGTTAGCGGCCGCGCGTTGACCGACGTCCGCGAGCGCATCGACGGCCCGTCGATCTATGCCGGCAATCACGGGCTCGAACTCGCTCGGAGGGGGACAGTCGCGGTCCATCCGATCGCGCGCAAACGCGCGGCTCGAGTCGACCGAGTCTGTTCGGTCCTCGAGGACTCCCTCGCATCCATCCCGAACTGTCGGATCGAGAACAAGCGCCTGACGGGGACGGTCCACGTGAGATCGGTTCCGCCAGCCGACGAACAGACTGTCCGCCGTCTGACGCGCGAGGCTGTCGATCGGTTCGGTGGCGACGCCCTCGAGATTTCGCCCGGGAAACGAATCCTCGAGATCGGGCCGGACGTCCCCTGGGGAAAGGGACAGGCGGTCGAGCTGATCGCTGCCGATGTGTCACCCGAAACCGTCGTCGTCTATATCGGTGACGACGTCACCGACGAGTCCGCGTTTCGAGCCGTCGAACCGGATGGAATCGGCGTCCGAGTCGGTAACGACGACCCCTCGAGCGCCTCCTACCGGGTACAGGCACCCGCAGACGTTGCAGCCTTCCTCTCGTGGCTCGGAGCCACCGGTACCGGACTGGTCGAATGA
- a CDS encoding winged helix-turn-helix domain-containing protein — MKLRQPTDFLILEALEDKGRNVATNLAAHTGKSRKNINTRLPVLEDYGLVNKIGPAERSGLYEISSTGKAALVYQDQYDEVDDFEALIEGPNAAAEQEGDAQTSFARGENDDEDDE; from the coding sequence GTGAAACTCCGACAACCAACTGACTTCCTGATCCTCGAGGCGCTCGAGGACAAGGGCCGAAACGTCGCAACGAACCTGGCTGCACACACCGGAAAGAGCCGGAAGAACATCAATACCAGACTGCCGGTACTCGAGGACTACGGTCTCGTTAACAAGATCGGGCCCGCCGAACGGTCCGGCCTCTACGAGATCTCCTCCACGGGGAAGGCAGCGCTGGTGTACCAAGATCAGTACGACGAGGTCGACGACTTCGAGGCGCTGATCGAAGGACCGAACGCGGCTGCGGAGCAGGAGGGCGACGCCCAGACCAGTTTCGCCCGCGGCGAGAACGACGACGAAGACGACGAGTAA
- a CDS encoding peptidase M10A and M12B matrixin and adamalysin, producing MRRRAFLGAVGSVASLSMLAYATRGSAETLAVRIWFSEAAATYDGVADRIFEYLEEMLALGYWTLDLSVGGTVSVSTEDAARLTSRGEWPMAVAAGELGRRELEPVSDVNLLVTDGGMEEAPTGYGIPHVASVGGARHIASLDAFDELVSGTRWIVPNTPPARTIQVLVHEIGHALGLDHGHGVAFHHGGAVIATPMLSSYAWDPAYDADSSRCGTTLPTSEDRDRKLSLAFSSCARRALEAYDGGLLRY from the coding sequence ATGAGACGTCGCGCGTTTCTCGGGGCGGTCGGGTCGGTCGCCTCGCTCAGTATGCTCGCGTACGCGACACGCGGGTCCGCTGAGACGCTCGCCGTTCGAATTTGGTTCTCGGAGGCGGCTGCTACCTACGATGGGGTCGCCGACCGTATTTTCGAGTACCTCGAGGAGATGCTCGCGCTCGGGTACTGGACGCTCGACCTCTCCGTCGGTGGGACGGTCTCGGTCTCGACCGAGGACGCCGCTCGGCTGACGAGTCGCGGAGAGTGGCCGATGGCCGTCGCTGCGGGTGAACTCGGCCGGCGAGAGCTCGAGCCGGTATCGGACGTCAACCTGCTGGTTACGGACGGCGGGATGGAGGAGGCACCGACCGGATACGGCATCCCTCACGTTGCATCCGTCGGCGGCGCTCGGCACATCGCGTCCCTCGATGCGTTCGACGAACTGGTTTCCGGTACCCGGTGGATCGTGCCGAACACGCCGCCAGCACGGACGATACAGGTTCTCGTCCACGAAATCGGTCACGCGCTCGGGTTGGATCACGGTCACGGCGTCGCGTTCCACCACGGCGGAGCCGTGATCGCAACGCCGATGCTGAGTAGCTACGCCTGGGATCCAGCGTACGATGCGGACAGCTCTCGCTGCGGGACGACGCTTCCGACGTCGGAGGACCGGGACCGTAAACTCAGTCTCGCCTTTTCCTCGTGTGCGCGCCGCGCGCTCGAAGCGTACGACGGCGGACTCCTGCGATACTGA
- a CDS encoding MTH865 family protein, which translates to MTDEAELRAQLIDAFEGADYPVSGPMELIPALPNGPSTTFESGDFSMTAMELNTKTSGGDFPYEDVESLVDDLLEELRDRGEL; encoded by the coding sequence ATGACTGATGAAGCCGAACTCCGAGCGCAACTGATCGACGCCTTCGAAGGCGCTGACTATCCGGTTTCCGGGCCGATGGAGCTCATCCCGGCGCTTCCAAACGGGCCCAGTACGACGTTCGAGTCCGGCGATTTCTCGATGACTGCGATGGAACTGAACACGAAGACGTCCGGCGGTGATTTCCCCTACGAAGACGTCGAATCGCTCGTCGACGACCTGCTCGAGGAGCTTCGGGACCGCGGCGAACTCTAA
- a CDS encoding CopG family transcriptional regulator: MAKDTVRYPDDVVEEIDTLVEDGMFESKSEFYRFSAEYVLTLVDPDHDVKTFNFDEIKSELDISEEDHAKALGADGGTFFLDAVINVRKYGLRGNYEAAERFIDTHYDETDQECIILEELLGTYRSESA, translated from the coding sequence ATGGCGAAAGATACCGTCAGGTATCCCGACGACGTGGTCGAAGAGATCGACACGCTCGTCGAAGACGGTATGTTCGAGAGCAAATCCGAGTTCTACCGGTTCTCCGCGGAGTACGTACTCACGCTGGTCGACCCGGACCACGACGTGAAGACGTTCAACTTCGACGAGATCAAATCGGAACTCGATATCAGCGAGGAGGATCACGCGAAAGCGCTCGGGGCCGACGGCGGTACGTTCTTCCTCGACGCCGTGATCAACGTCCGCAAATACGGGTTGCGCGGCAACTACGAGGCCGCCGAACGATTCATCGACACTCACTACGACGAGACCGACCAGGAGTGTATCATCCTCGAGGAACTGCTCGGAACCTACCGCAGCGAATCGGCGTAA
- a CDS encoding cobyric acid synthase: MTRTLLVAGTASHVGKSTVAAGLCRLLSDRGVSVAPFKGQNMSNNARVVVRPDADDRQDGDPGGDDADEDVGTDDQWGEIGVSQFVQARAARTTPTTDCNPVLLKPRGDGESQLVLQGDANDHVPAGTYYDEYWERALEAAEESYRRLAADNDVIVAEGAGSIGEINLHDRDLANVETAGFADADILLLVDIERGGAFASLYGTIELVPDEIRDRIVGAVITKFRGDPSLLEPGIEEIESRTEVPILGVLPYDDPGLPEEDSVGLPGTEERGIVGDDDGVAADRRIRIAVPRLPRLSNATDLEALADEPGVSVVYVPIDGDGTIDPLDGVDADAVVIPGTKNTVDDLLALHEAGFADALAAFDGPVVGVCGGYQMLGERITNAALEGTGEDDVVDGLGLLPVETRFEGTKRLEQTTVPVDETASALLSGADGPASGYEIHAGRTTTLEDIGRPLGDSSAARGAILGTYLHGLFDNESVRTAFLDHVAATAGVDRPTDEGASSSQSTETGGTGPTPYDRAARLVEENVDLAALGEPFVSD; this comes from the coding sequence ATGACAAGAACCCTTCTCGTCGCCGGAACTGCGAGTCACGTCGGCAAGTCGACGGTCGCGGCTGGGCTCTGTCGGCTCCTGTCGGATCGAGGCGTCTCGGTCGCGCCGTTCAAGGGCCAGAACATGAGCAACAACGCTCGCGTCGTCGTTCGGCCGGACGCGGACGACCGGCAGGATGGCGACCCGGGAGGAGACGACGCCGACGAGGACGTCGGCACCGACGACCAGTGGGGCGAGATCGGCGTCTCCCAGTTCGTGCAGGCTCGAGCCGCTCGAACCACCCCGACGACGGACTGCAACCCGGTCCTGCTCAAGCCCCGGGGCGACGGTGAGAGCCAACTCGTGCTACAGGGGGACGCCAACGATCACGTGCCCGCCGGCACCTACTACGATGAGTACTGGGAGCGAGCGCTCGAGGCCGCCGAGGAGTCCTACCGCAGACTGGCGGCCGACAACGACGTGATCGTCGCCGAGGGCGCGGGCAGTATCGGCGAGATCAATCTGCACGACCGGGACCTCGCGAACGTCGAAACCGCTGGATTTGCGGACGCCGACATCCTCCTCCTGGTCGATATCGAACGTGGCGGGGCCTTCGCCAGCCTCTACGGCACCATCGAGCTCGTCCCCGACGAGATCCGCGATCGCATCGTGGGTGCAGTGATCACGAAGTTCCGCGGCGATCCGTCGCTGCTCGAGCCCGGCATCGAAGAGATCGAATCCCGGACGGAGGTCCCAATTCTGGGCGTCCTCCCCTACGACGATCCCGGCCTTCCGGAGGAGGACAGCGTCGGGCTTCCCGGGACCGAGGAGCGGGGCATCGTCGGCGACGACGACGGCGTCGCGGCCGATCGTCGAATTCGGATCGCCGTGCCGCGGCTCCCGCGGCTCTCGAACGCGACGGACCTCGAGGCGCTGGCGGACGAACCCGGCGTCTCGGTTGTCTACGTCCCGATCGACGGCGATGGGACGATCGACCCGCTCGACGGCGTCGACGCGGATGCGGTCGTCATCCCGGGCACGAAGAACACCGTCGACGATCTCCTGGCGCTTCACGAGGCCGGCTTCGCCGACGCGCTCGCGGCCTTCGACGGACCGGTCGTCGGCGTCTGCGGCGGCTATCAGATGCTCGGCGAGCGCATCACTAACGCCGCGCTCGAGGGGACCGGCGAGGACGACGTCGTCGACGGGCTCGGTCTGTTACCGGTCGAGACCCGCTTCGAGGGGACCAAACGACTCGAGCAAACGACGGTTCCCGTCGACGAAACCGCATCGGCGCTGCTTTCGGGTGCCGACGGTCCGGCGTCGGGATACGAGATCCACGCGGGCCGAACGACGACGCTCGAGGACATCGGTCGGCCGCTCGGGGACTCGAGTGCGGCCCGCGGAGCGATACTGGGCACGTACCTCCACGGCCTGTTCGACAACGAATCGGTCCGCACGGCGTTTCTCGATCACGTCGCGGCGACGGCGGGCGTCGACCGACCGACGGACGAGGGTGCGTCGTCGTCACAGTCGACAGAAACAGGTGGTACTGGCCCGACGCCGTACGACCGGGCGGCGCGGCTCGTCGAGGAGAACGTCGATCTGGCAGCGCTCGGCGAACCGTTCGTATCGGACTAG
- a CDS encoding helix-turn-helix domain-containing protein encodes MSTPDRTPTDLETVRERLNVVTQETRFALVQDLLGHPEGLPTLKELDYVNPSKSRTTIRQHLQQLIDAGIVEEVTLPTGRRRNDLPYKFYGISDDGRQFLEAHDLLRAKETLREIYARVEKTDEIERYETAPRPDR; translated from the coding sequence ATGAGCACGCCGGATCGGACGCCGACCGACCTCGAAACCGTCCGCGAGCGCTTGAACGTCGTCACCCAGGAGACGCGGTTCGCTCTCGTGCAGGACCTCCTCGGACATCCCGAGGGACTGCCGACGCTGAAGGAACTGGATTACGTCAATCCCAGCAAGAGTCGGACGACGATCCGACAGCACCTCCAGCAACTCATCGATGCGGGGATCGTCGAGGAAGTAACGCTCCCGACGGGTCGCCGCCGGAACGATCTGCCGTACAAGTTCTACGGCATCAGCGACGACGGACGCCAGTTCCTCGAGGCACACGACCTCCTGCGAGCGAAAGAGACGCTCCGTGAAATCTACGCACGAGTGGAGAAGACCGACGAAATCGAACGGTACGAGACCGCGCCGCGACCCGACCGATAG
- a CDS encoding ABC transporter ATP-binding protein — protein sequence MGAIQVDGLRKSYGSVDAVDGMEFSVDRGELYGFLGPNGAGKTTTIRVLTGQIEPDAGDVSVLETDPVADPIETRRRVGILPEQESPPSFLTPREYLEFVGEVRDLEPERVAEQTAAWADRLGFESKLDTLHTDLSRGQQQKVMIAQAFVHEPDVVFIDEPLANLDPLVQEQVKRFLVSYAAGDNAVFVSTHNIDVAEEICTRVGIVADGRLVTERSLEDGGDDESLLEVFLDRVEREETRDTPTLERMGT from the coding sequence ATGGGAGCGATTCAGGTAGACGGACTGCGAAAGTCGTACGGATCCGTCGACGCCGTGGACGGAATGGAATTCTCCGTCGATCGGGGTGAGCTGTACGGCTTTCTCGGGCCGAACGGCGCCGGCAAGACGACGACGATTCGCGTGTTGACCGGCCAGATCGAGCCGGACGCGGGCGACGTGAGCGTCCTCGAGACCGATCCGGTCGCCGACCCGATCGAGACGCGACGACGGGTCGGCATCCTGCCCGAACAAGAATCGCCGCCGAGCTTTCTCACCCCCCGTGAATACCTCGAGTTCGTCGGCGAAGTGCGGGACCTCGAGCCGGAGCGGGTCGCCGAGCAGACGGCAGCGTGGGCCGACCGGCTCGGGTTCGAGAGCAAGCTTGATACGCTCCACACCGATCTCTCGCGGGGGCAACAGCAGAAGGTGATGATCGCGCAGGCGTTCGTCCACGAACCCGACGTGGTCTTCATCGACGAGCCGCTGGCGAACCTCGACCCGCTCGTCCAGGAGCAGGTCAAGCGGTTCCTCGTCTCCTACGCGGCCGGGGACAACGCCGTCTTCGTCTCGACGCACAACATCGACGTCGCCGAGGAGATCTGCACCCGCGTCGGCATCGTCGCCGACGGCCGGCTCGTCACCGAACGGTCGCTCGAGGACGGCGGTGACGACGAGTCGCTGCTCGAGGTGTTCCTCGATCGCGTCGAGCGCGAGGAGACGCGAGACACGCCGACGCTCGAGCGGATGGGGACATGA
- a CDS encoding cob(I)yrinic acid a,c-diamide adenosyltransferase, producing MSDDRTPESTVENTPGQGRTPEAERIEPAAPEEFGLVQVWWGDGKGKTTAALGMGMRAAGHGYRVHMLQFMKGGASSVDAVRGEYNAIAALPGISYENLGHYGWHGMEDGSEEADHEAEAQAGLERARELLEAADEADLAEPIDLDAEPEAGMHMLILDEILYAADRDLLSEGDVHDLIDAKPDDLELVLSGSHTEPAYLEDRADLITNVRKMKHPIDDGQRARRGTEF from the coding sequence ATGAGCGACGATCGGACGCCCGAGTCCACGGTCGAGAACACGCCCGGGCAGGGACGGACGCCCGAAGCCGAACGGATCGAACCCGCCGCTCCCGAGGAATTCGGCCTCGTACAGGTCTGGTGGGGCGACGGAAAGGGGAAGACGACGGCCGCCCTCGGGATGGGGATGCGCGCCGCCGGCCACGGCTACCGCGTCCACATGCTCCAGTTCATGAAGGGCGGTGCCTCGAGCGTCGACGCCGTTCGCGGCGAGTACAACGCCATCGCCGCGCTGCCGGGAATCAGCTACGAGAACCTCGGCCACTACGGCTGGCACGGGATGGAAGACGGCAGCGAGGAGGCCGACCACGAGGCCGAAGCCCAGGCCGGCCTCGAGCGCGCCCGCGAGTTGCTCGAGGCGGCGGACGAAGCCGACCTCGCTGAGCCGATCGATCTCGACGCGGAGCCCGAGGCGGGAATGCACATGTTGATCCTCGACGAGATACTGTACGCCGCGGATCGCGACCTGCTCTCGGAGGGGGACGTCCACGATCTCATCGACGCGAAGCCGGACGACCTCGAGCTGGTGCTGTCGGGGAGTCACACCGAACCCGCGTATCTCGAGGACCGGGCCGACCTGATCACGAACGTCCGCAAAATGAAACATCCGATCGACGACGGCCAGCGGGCGCGGCGCGGGACCGAGTTCTGA
- a CDS encoding winged helix-turn-helix domain-containing protein, with the protein MSLEFSSSDDTLSVKRVVGALDDEACREIVAVLEEPMTVEAVAEATDRPLSTTYRKLDCLTDAGLVEEAVGVREGRHQKSRYVATLGRISIALDGDNELRADIDRARGHGIWSDR; encoded by the coding sequence ATGTCCCTCGAGTTCTCCTCGTCCGACGATACTCTCTCCGTCAAGCGCGTCGTCGGCGCGCTCGACGACGAGGCCTGCCGGGAAATCGTCGCCGTTCTCGAGGAGCCGATGACGGTCGAGGCGGTCGCCGAGGCCACGGACCGTCCGCTCTCGACCACCTATCGCAAACTCGACTGCCTGACCGACGCCGGACTCGTGGAGGAAGCCGTCGGGGTTCGCGAGGGTCGCCACCAGAAATCGCGATACGTCGCCACTCTCGGTCGGATCTCGATCGCGCTCGACGGCGACAACGAGTTGCGCGCCGATATCGACCGCGCGAGGGGACACGGTATCTGGTCGGATCGCTAG
- a CDS encoding FAD-dependent oxidoreductase, whose protein sequence is MDSRTDVLVIGGGATGTGIARDLALRGVDVTLAERDGLSAGTSGRSHGLLHSGARYAEADGPEARACLEENRILRRIGGACIRETGGLFVQLTDDDPAYFEAKRDACEEVGIPTEAVDGETARETVPDLAADVDRAMRVPDGVLVPSRLVAANAADALDHGSRILTHAPVTSMTVDSGRVASVALGGDVDDTVRPEFVVNATGPHAGRIGDMTGVSVEMRPTRGVMVSVEYDDLEPVLNRCRDPDDGDIIVPHDGEVVLGTTSVAVDDPDDYERADWEIEKTIRECAAMLPAVADAERARTWWGVRPLYEPDEATRGGRGISRGFHLLDHADEGVANCCSIVGGKLTTYRRMAEATADLVCDRLGVEVECSTADERLPGASEPTRLDEFVRRFDGQGPTDTDLVGR, encoded by the coding sequence ATGGACAGCCGAACGGACGTCCTCGTGATCGGCGGCGGTGCGACCGGGACGGGAATCGCCAGGGACCTCGCGCTCAGGGGCGTCGACGTCACGCTCGCCGAACGAGACGGACTCTCCGCCGGGACGTCAGGCCGCTCGCACGGGCTCCTCCACAGCGGCGCGCGGTACGCCGAAGCCGACGGCCCGGAGGCGCGAGCCTGTCTCGAGGAGAACCGAATCCTGCGCCGAATCGGGGGTGCCTGCATCCGAGAGACGGGAGGACTGTTCGTCCAACTGACCGACGACGATCCGGCTTACTTCGAGGCGAAGCGCGACGCCTGTGAGGAGGTGGGAATTCCGACCGAGGCCGTCGACGGGGAGACGGCTCGTGAGACGGTTCCGGACCTCGCCGCCGACGTCGACCGCGCGATGCGAGTCCCGGACGGCGTACTCGTTCCGTCCCGACTCGTCGCGGCCAATGCGGCCGACGCCCTGGATCACGGATCGCGAATACTGACCCACGCGCCCGTCACGTCGATGACCGTCGATAGCGGACGGGTTGCGTCGGTCGCGCTCGGTGGCGACGTCGACGACACCGTTCGGCCGGAGTTCGTCGTGAACGCGACCGGTCCGCACGCCGGACGGATCGGCGACATGACGGGCGTTTCCGTCGAGATGCGGCCGACCCGCGGCGTCATGGTGTCGGTCGAATACGACGACCTCGAGCCGGTCTTGAACCGATGTCGCGACCCCGACGACGGCGATATCATCGTGCCACACGACGGCGAGGTCGTCCTCGGGACGACGAGCGTGGCGGTCGACGACCCGGACGACTACGAGCGGGCCGACTGGGAGATCGAGAAGACGATTCGAGAGTGTGCGGCGATGCTCCCGGCGGTGGCCGACGCCGAGCGCGCTCGGACGTGGTGGGGCGTCCGCCCGCTGTACGAACCCGACGAAGCGACCCGCGGCGGGCGGGGGATCTCGAGGGGATTCCACCTGCTCGATCACGCCGACGAGGGCGTCGCGAACTGCTGTAGCATCGTCGGCGGCAAGTTGACGACCTACCGCCGGATGGCCGAGGCGACCGCGGATCTCGTCTGCGACCGACTCGGAGTGGAGGTCGAGTGTTCCACTGCTGACGAGCGACTACCGGGCGCGTCTGAACCAACGCGACTCGACGAGTTCGTCCGGCGCTTCGACGGACAGGGACCCACCGATACCGATCTCGTCGGCCGCTAG
- the msrA gene encoding peptide-methionine (S)-S-oxide reductase MsrA, with amino-acid sequence MERATFGGGCFWCTEAAMKELEGVASVTSGYAGGHTEDPSYREVCSGSTGHAEVVQVEYDPDAIGYDELLEVFFATHDPTQLNRQGPDVGTQYRSIVLYHDDEQRTQAEAYIEALDSEYDDDVVTELEALETFYRAEEKHQDYFEKNPNDAYCTMHAAPKVEKVREKFGEIVAAKQ; translated from the coding sequence ATGGAACGAGCCACGTTCGGCGGCGGTTGTTTCTGGTGTACGGAAGCGGCGATGAAGGAACTCGAGGGCGTGGCGTCGGTGACCTCCGGCTACGCCGGCGGGCACACCGAGGACCCCTCCTACCGCGAAGTCTGCTCCGGGAGCACCGGCCACGCGGAGGTCGTGCAGGTCGAGTACGACCCGGACGCGATCGGGTACGACGAACTGCTCGAGGTGTTCTTCGCGACTCACGATCCGACCCAGCTGAACAGACAGGGACCCGACGTCGGCACGCAGTATCGCTCTATCGTGCTGTACCACGACGACGAGCAACGAACACAGGCCGAGGCCTACATCGAAGCTCTCGACAGCGAGTACGACGACGACGTGGTGACCGAACTGGAGGCCCTCGAGACGTTCTATCGCGCCGAGGAGAAGCATCAGGACTACTTCGAGAAGAACCCCAACGACGCGTACTGCACCATGCACGCGGCCCCGAAAGTCGAGAAGGTCCGTGAGAAGTTCGGCGAGATCGTCGCGGCGAAGCAGTAG